The nucleotide sequence GCTGATCGCAAGACCTTTCAAAAACGCGGATCGTTTCAAATCCAGAAAGTAGTCGCGGTCCGGATCGTTGCGAAAGAAGTAACTGGTCAATTCCGCGCCATCACATCCGTGATCGGCGCAGTACTGCAGGAAGCCTTCCATATCCATCGCCGGCCCATCACTCTGCGGCTGCTTCTTCTTTCCCTTCATGTACGAAAAGTACTGGCGAAACGAATACGCCGCCAAGGCAAGCTTCAGCCGTGACGGACCGGTTCGCTGGATCGGTTCTCTTGCGATGGCGGTCGACACGGTGGTGGCGGGAATGGCCAGCGCGGCGGCCGCGCTGCAAAGGACTTGGCGTCGTGAATAGGTCATCGTCTTGGGCGGGTCAATGGTTTCAGGTGGGAACGTCATCGCGAATCGCTTCGCCATCGTCGGCGGCCATTGTAACGTCGCGCATACGACGGGGAGCGGATCAGGCGTGCGGTGCCAATTTGGCGTTGCGACGCTTGCATAAAGGAATGGTTCGAAAAATCATTCAACGCTGGCCGCTGCGGCGTACACCGGCGGCTGCCAATCTTTGGGAAGCCGACCTTGTGGCTTCACGCCCAGCGATCCCTCAGCAATGGTGACTTCGCCGGCGTGAATCAAGGGCAGGTTGTCAGGCAAGTGCTTGATGCGAAAGTCCTTGTACTGGATCTTCATGGCCGGTCCGACATGAACCTGCACGGCCAAAACTCCTTCCAGTGATCGCCCGGCTTCATCCAGATCGATCACGTCCGATGTCATGTGACCATCGATCCAATGCTGATGATGGTTGCCTTTGACCAAGACACGGTATTCGTGCCATTGATCAGGTTCAAAATCTCGAATCGGAAACTCGCCGACGATCCAGGGCTGGCCGTCGGTGTCGATGACGACTTTCTGGCCCGTGCGAGCGATGATGCGACGGCCTTTTTCGTCGTACAACATTCCGTTGTAATCCGGACGATCCGCGACCACGTCACACTGGTATCCCGACACAACATCCAGACCAAGATCTGGTCGCATGGTTCCACGATATTGGATGCCGCTGTTGCCGCCGGTGGTCACCTTGACCTTCACGCGCAGGTCGAAATTGCGAACGGTCGAATGTTTCCATGTGATGAATCGATTCATCTTTAAGGTCCCGTCGGCGACCCCCGTCAATGCACCGTCTTGGACCGACCAATACTTGGAATCGCCCGACCAACCACGCAACGACTTTCCATCAAAGACGCGAACGAATCCATCGGCATCGGGCTTGGCACTCACATTGGCCGCCGCAACGGGCATGGGATCGGTCGATTCATTGAATAGATCCAGCGGTTGTAAAGGACCGCCCAACTGTTGCACCCGAGCATCCGTTCGCTTCCGCATCTGTGCCAAGACATCGGCGTGATCTGGGTCATCGACCAAGTTCGTTAGCTCTTCAGGATCATTCTGCAGATCGTGCAGAAACTCGTAGCCCCCGTTGTCGAAATACCTCACGTACTTGTACTGGTGGTTTCGAAGGCCTTCGAATGCCGGGATGCGGTTCCGTACCGCAAAATGTTCGTGGAAGCTCTCGGTTCTCCACTCATCCACCGCATCGCCCTGAACAATCCGGCGGATACTGGTTCCTTGATAGCGATCGGGAATTTCCACCGATGCGTAATCAAGAAAGGTCGACGGCAGATCCAGATTCAAGACCGTCTTCTGTGATACCTGGCCTTTGGCGTCCTCGGGCACCCGAGGGTCCATGACGATCATGGGGACGCGAAGAGCATCGTCGTAGTGCGACCACTTGCCGGCGAAACCGCGGTTGCCCATGTAGTACCCGTTGTCCGCGGAGTAGACGATGATGGTGTTGTCCGCCATCCCGGCGTCTTCCAACGCTTTCATAAAGCGGCCGATCGCCCCGTCGATCCCGCTGACCATGCGATAGTAAGCACGCATATTGGTTTGATATTTCTGCGGCGTGTTCCATCGCCAAAAATAGCGTTCCCGATTGATCGTCGTTTTCAAAAACTCGGGTTGGCTTTCGAAGATTCCAGGAGACGCCAAACGTGGTTCTGGGATCTGGACGTCTTCATACATGCCGTCCACCGAACGCGGCCAAGGGAAATGACCGATCCCTGGCCGGCGGTCGCTGTCTTCGGCGTGACACGCGTTGAACCACAGGTTCAGTGCAAACGGCTTGTCCGGGTCCTGCCGTTGAATGAAGTCGATCCCGCGATCGACAATCACTTCGGTTTCGTGCCGCAGGCTGCCGTCGGCTTGTCGCTTGTAGAAAGGGTTCCGTCCGATCGCTTCGAATTCATCGAAGTGGTCTTCGCGACGGAAATCCTTGGGCATCTTCGCATGCCACTTTCCAAAATACCCGGTTCGATAGCCGCTTGCACGAAGGCGATCGGTGTACAGTTCTCGAACAGCATCAGCGGTTGCCAACTCGCGATTACCCGGCGTTCCATAGCTGCGGCCCGTCAAGCCGGTCAGGATCGTGGTGCGGCTGACCCAGCAAATCGCTTGGCTGACAAACGCGTTTTCAAACCGAGTTCCCCGTCGGGCAAGTTGGTCAATGTTGGGCGTCTGGATGATCGGGTTTCCGTAGCACCCCAGCGTCGAAGTCGTTTGATCGTCCGTGAAAAAGAAGACAATGTTCGGCGGCTGCTGAGCCGATGCGCCACGAGTTAGCAAAGCAAGTAGGACGACCAGGATGGCAGACGGTTTCATCATCGAAGAATTACGGCGGGGAAATGGATGGCGGGGATCGCGTGTTCGTATTGGATCACGTCCGTCATTGTAGTCATGCCGGCCCCCACTCGGTTGCCGGCGTTGGTGATCCGCACGCTGCTAGCCGCGGGTATTGTGCGCCGCACGGTGCTAGCCGCGGGTATTGTGCGCCGCACGGTGCTAGCCGCTGGTCTGTGAGCCGCACGGTGCTAGCCGCGGGTCTGTGAGCCGCACGGCGCTAGCCGCGGGTTTTGTAGCGTCATGTTTTGACTCGTTGCCAACCGGACCGGCGGCTAGCGCCTTGCCGCTAATTCGTGAGCCGCACGGCGCTAGCCGCGGGTTTTGTAGCGTCATGTTTTGACTCGTTGCCAACCGGACCGGCGGCTAGCGCCTTGCCGCTAATTCGTGAGCCGCATGGCGCTAGCCGCGGGTTCTGCAGCATCACGATTGACTCGTTGCCAACCCAACCGGCAGCTAGCCCTTTGCCGCGGCTTTATGAGCCGCACGGCGCTAGCCGCGGGTGTTGTAGCGCCACGGTTTGACTCGTTGCAAACCCAAACCGGCAGCCAACGCCTTGCCGCTAATTCGTGAGCCGCACGGCGCAAGCCGCGGGTTCTGCAGCATCACGTTTGACTCGTTGCAAACCCAACCGGCAGCCAACGCCTTGCCGCTAATTCGTGAGCCGCACGGCGCAAGCCGCGGGTTCTGCAGCATCACGTTTGACTCGTTGCAAACCCAACCGCCGGCTAGCGCCTTGCCGCTGATGGGATTGATGCCTTCGCGTCATCCCCACTTTCCGCGGTCCATCCGATCTTGAGCCTCGGAAACATAGATCATAACCTGCTCCAGATCGTCATCGGTGACAATCAATTGAATATCACCACCCTTGGTCCAGACCTTCTCGTTCATCACTGGATTTTGCCCGTGCCGCAAAACTCGCGTCGCATTCGCCTTGAACTGGTCGCGAACCCGTTTAACTCCATCAGACATGCGAAAGTTCGGATCGCCAATGCTGGGCACTACAGTGACCACGATATGCACATGGTTAGAACGTGCTGAAACCGCATGCAACTGCCAACCGCGACGTTGCGCATGTTGACGAATGACCTCCTCAACGCTCTCGCGCTGACTCGATTCGAGCAGTACGGCATTCTCCTTCATCCGGTCTTTGCACCAGTCTTCCAATACGGGCTGCGGTTGTTGCTCGCCCTGTTTCCATCTCGTCCAACCACGGGCATCACCGGGCAACCATGAGCCATAAGTGGTCCATGTAATGAATAGGGTTACTGGATCGCAAAAATCGTTCGGCATGTA is from Crateriforma conspicua and encodes:
- a CDS encoding transposase, yielding MPNDFCDPVTLFITWTTYGSWLPGDARGWTRWKQGEQQPQPVLEDWCKDRMKENAVLLESSQRESVEEVIRQHAQRRGWQLHAVSARSNHVHIVVTVVPSIGDPNFRMSDGVKRVRDQFKANATRVLRHGQNPVMNEKVWTKGGDIQLIVTDDDLEQVMIYVSEAQDRMDRGKWG
- a CDS encoding sulfatase-like hydrolase/transferase, producing MMKPSAILVVLLALLTRGASAQQPPNIVFFFTDDQTTSTLGCYGNPIIQTPNIDQLARRGTRFENAFVSQAICWVSRTTILTGLTGRSYGTPGNRELATADAVRELYTDRLRASGYRTGYFGKWHAKMPKDFRREDHFDEFEAIGRNPFYKRQADGSLRHETEVIVDRGIDFIQRQDPDKPFALNLWFNACHAEDSDRRPGIGHFPWPRSVDGMYEDVQIPEPRLASPGIFESQPEFLKTTINRERYFWRWNTPQKYQTNMRAYYRMVSGIDGAIGRFMKALEDAGMADNTIIVYSADNGYYMGNRGFAGKWSHYDDALRVPMIVMDPRVPEDAKGQVSQKTVLNLDLPSTFLDYASVEIPDRYQGTSIRRIVQGDAVDEWRTESFHEHFAVRNRIPAFEGLRNHQYKYVRYFDNGGYEFLHDLQNDPEELTNLVDDPDHADVLAQMRKRTDARVQQLGGPLQPLDLFNESTDPMPVAAANVSAKPDADGFVRVFDGKSLRGWSGDSKYWSVQDGALTGVADGTLKMNRFITWKHSTVRNFDLRVKVKVTTGGNSGIQYRGTMRPDLGLDVVSGYQCDVVADRPDYNGMLYDEKGRRIIARTGQKVVIDTDGQPWIVGEFPIRDFEPDQWHEYRVLVKGNHHQHWIDGHMTSDVIDLDEAGRSLEGVLAVQVHVGPAMKIQYKDFRIKHLPDNLPLIHAGEVTIAEGSLGVKPQGRLPKDWQPPVYAAAASVE